A portion of the Halogeometricum sp. S1BR25-6 genome contains these proteins:
- a CDS encoding aldo/keto reductase translates to MHYRTLGDSDVEVSEVGFGAWVVGTDWWGDRTKQDSIDLIHHAIEEGITYFDTGDVYGHGESEKMVGEAVSEYRDEVTLATKVGYDFYNHPQAGHGELPKEMTGEWVRSATEKSIDRLGVDHVELLQLHNANVDEVDADVLEALDELKEEGLVDAVGWALGPSIGWLAEGDMAIEEEFDSLQLVWNAFEQEVGEHFLDTIERTGSSTSLIPRVPHSSGLLNEQVTPETGHDLDDHRGFRPDAWYETGWEKLETLRFLERKDEGTSSGSRTQSGNDGERTMGQAAIAFLLSHDAVASVTPTFHTREDITEWAAASDVPKLSDEELTRVKNLYADNFGIDRDDGMDSLRSSVDGDDIAAAGIDKQPSAGPRNSAD, encoded by the coding sequence ATGCACTATCGGACGCTGGGCGACTCCGACGTCGAAGTGAGCGAAGTCGGGTTCGGCGCGTGGGTCGTCGGGACCGACTGGTGGGGCGACCGGACGAAGCAGGACTCCATCGACCTCATCCACCACGCCATCGAGGAGGGAATCACCTACTTCGACACCGGCGACGTGTACGGCCACGGCGAGAGCGAGAAGATGGTCGGCGAGGCCGTCTCGGAGTACCGCGACGAGGTGACGCTGGCGACGAAGGTGGGCTACGACTTCTACAACCACCCGCAGGCGGGCCACGGCGAACTCCCGAAGGAGATGACGGGCGAGTGGGTCCGCTCGGCGACGGAGAAGAGCATCGACCGTCTCGGCGTCGACCACGTCGAGTTGCTCCAACTCCACAACGCGAACGTCGACGAAGTGGACGCGGACGTGTTGGAGGCGCTCGACGAATTGAAGGAAGAGGGCCTCGTCGACGCCGTGGGCTGGGCGCTCGGCCCCTCCATCGGCTGGTTGGCCGAGGGCGACATGGCCATCGAGGAGGAGTTCGACTCGCTGCAACTCGTCTGGAACGCCTTCGAACAGGAGGTCGGCGAGCACTTCCTCGACACCATCGAGCGAACCGGCTCTTCGACCAGTCTCATCCCGCGCGTACCCCACTCCTCGGGCCTGTTGAACGAGCAGGTGACGCCCGAGACGGGACACGACCTGGACGACCACCGCGGCTTCCGGCCCGACGCGTGGTATGAGACGGGGTGGGAGAAACTGGAGACCCTGCGCTTCTTAGAACGCAAGGACGAGGGAACCTCGTCCGGCTCCCGGACGCAGTCCGGGAATGACGGCGAGCGCACGATGGGACAGGCCGCCATCGCGTTCCTCCTGAGCCACGACGCCGTCGCGAGCGTCACGCCGACGTTCCACACGCGCGAGGACATCACCGAGTGGGCCGCTGCCTCCGACGTGCCGAAACTGAGTGACGAAGAGCTGACCCGCGTAAAGAACCTGTACGCCGACAACTTCGGCATCGACCGCGACGACGGGATGGACTCGCTCCGTTCCTCCGTGGACGGCGACGACATCGCCGCCGCCGGCATCGACAAACAGCCCTCGGCCGGCCCGCGCAACTCGGCGGACTGA
- a CDS encoding GHMP kinase, giving the protein MPTAYAPGSVTTVFAPREDGEGSYGVSFAVADGVRATVDPADETTVRLDGEPTDFEPVAGVLDSLDVAATVDLDAEIPVGRGFGASGAATLATVLAADAAFELDLSREAAVDAAHRAEVAAGTGLGDVFVQDRAGLAWNAGDGGGRNRIERDDRIEYVSTGGIATESVLGDEASMARVADAGTDALRSFDPEDSLEEWFETAWTFARRTGLPTPAVRETVERVTEAGGAATMAMVGETVLAAGVEGVLPEETRITNEGAHLVDRA; this is encoded by the coding sequence ATGCCGACAGCGTACGCGCCGGGAAGCGTCACCACCGTCTTCGCCCCGCGCGAGGACGGCGAAGGCTCCTACGGCGTCAGTTTCGCCGTGGCGGACGGCGTCCGCGCGACGGTCGACCCGGCCGACGAGACGACCGTCCGCCTCGACGGGGAACCGACCGACTTCGAACCGGTCGCGGGCGTCCTCGACTCGCTGGACGTCGCGGCGACGGTGGACCTCGACGCGGAGATTCCCGTCGGGCGGGGGTTCGGCGCCAGTGGCGCCGCCACGCTTGCGACGGTGCTCGCCGCGGACGCCGCCTTCGAGTTGGACCTCTCGCGCGAGGCGGCCGTCGACGCCGCCCACCGCGCGGAAGTCGCCGCCGGCACCGGTCTCGGCGACGTGTTCGTGCAGGACCGGGCGGGCCTCGCGTGGAACGCCGGCGACGGGGGCGGACGGAACCGCATCGAACGGGACGACCGAATCGAGTACGTCTCGACGGGCGGTATCGCCACCGAGTCCGTCCTCGGCGACGAGGCGTCGATGGCCCGCGTCGCCGACGCCGGGACCGACGCGCTCAGGTCGTTCGACCCCGAGGACTCCTTAGAGGAATGGTTCGAGACGGCGTGGACGTTCGCCCGGCGGACGGGCCTGCCGACGCCCGCCGTCAGGGAGACGGTCGAACGGGTCACCGAGGCGGGCGGCGCCGCGACGATGGCGATGGTCGGCGAGACGGTGCTCGCGGCGGGCGTCGAGGGCGTCCTTCCCGAGGAGACGCGTATCACGAACGAGGGAGCGCACCTCGTCGACCGGGCGTAA
- a CDS encoding heme-binding protein, producing the protein MPEAPPTDEGWYALHDFRTVDWDAWRDAPGRERDRAVGEGVEYLRTHEAVEDAAEGDSAVFSVLGHKADLLVVHFRPTLDDLSRAERQFERTALASYTEQAASYVSVTEVSGYVSREYFEEEEADIDEGLRRYIEGKLTPEIPEDQYVSFYPMSKRRGETHNWYDLAFEKRAEMMSEHGDTGKEYAGKIKQVIASSVGFDDYEWGVTLFAEDPAEIKNIVYEMRFDEASSKYGEFGQFYVGRRFPPADLGAYLEGESVPTAEEGDPHGEGAHAEGEPGHGHGSAHGHAHGDGPHDGGHGGAHGGGGGGGVHGDAPHGESAGEDVSSDTDADAVNDGIRGELEDLNIYAGKPHGEDVYATVLYSEADTDDLFDEVDGLRGNFDHYGTHVKTALYEARDGGRTAVVSIWETQSAAETAAGFLSELPGIVSRAGEESGFGTMGMFYTVKPDYRDDFVEKFDTVGGVLADTEGHQDTDLMVNVEDENDMFIASQWTSREDAMGFFRSDAFRDTVQWGRDVLADRPRHVFLA; encoded by the coding sequence ATGCCAGAGGCCCCACCGACGGACGAGGGTTGGTACGCCCTGCACGACTTCCGAACCGTGGATTGGGACGCGTGGCGGGACGCGCCCGGACGAGAACGGGACCGCGCCGTGGGCGAGGGCGTCGAGTACCTCCGCACGCACGAGGCCGTCGAGGACGCCGCCGAGGGCGACTCGGCCGTCTTCTCGGTCCTCGGCCACAAGGCGGACCTCCTCGTCGTCCACTTCCGGCCGACGCTGGACGACCTCTCGCGGGCCGAGCGACAGTTCGAGCGAACCGCGCTGGCGTCGTACACCGAACAGGCCGCCTCCTACGTCTCCGTCACCGAGGTGTCGGGGTACGTCTCGCGGGAGTACTTCGAGGAGGAAGAGGCCGACATCGACGAGGGCCTGCGCCGCTACATCGAGGGGAAACTCACGCCCGAGATTCCCGAGGACCAGTACGTCTCGTTCTACCCGATGTCGAAGCGCCGCGGCGAGACGCACAACTGGTACGACCTCGCCTTCGAGAAGCGCGCGGAGATGATGTCCGAACACGGCGACACCGGGAAGGAGTACGCCGGGAAGATCAAGCAGGTCATCGCCTCCTCCGTCGGCTTCGACGACTACGAGTGGGGCGTGACGCTGTTCGCCGAGGACCCCGCCGAGATAAAGAACATCGTCTACGAGATGCGCTTCGACGAGGCGTCCTCGAAGTACGGCGAGTTCGGCCAGTTCTACGTCGGCCGCCGATTCCCGCCCGCCGACCTCGGCGCGTACCTCGAAGGCGAGTCCGTCCCGACGGCCGAGGAAGGCGACCCGCACGGTGAAGGCGCCCACGCGGAGGGCGAACCCGGCCACGGTCACGGGTCGGCCCACGGGCACGCGCACGGCGACGGCCCGCACGACGGCGGTCACGGCGGCGCCCACGGCGGCGGAGGCGGCGGCGGCGTGCACGGCGACGCGCCCCACGGCGAGTCGGCCGGCGAGGACGTCAGTTCCGACACCGACGCCGACGCCGTCAACGACGGCATCCGCGGCGAACTCGAGGACCTGAACATCTACGCCGGCAAGCCGCACGGCGAGGACGTGTACGCGACGGTGCTGTACTCCGAGGCGGACACCGACGACCTGTTCGACGAGGTGGACGGTCTGCGCGGCAACTTCGACCACTACGGCACGCACGTCAAGACGGCGCTGTACGAGGCCCGCGACGGCGGCCGGACGGCCGTCGTCTCCATCTGGGAGACGCAGTCGGCCGCCGAGACGGCCGCCGGGTTCCTCTCGGAACTCCCCGGCATCGTCTCCCGCGCGGGCGAGGAGTCCGGATTCGGGACGATGGGGATGTTCTACACCGTCAAACCCGACTACAGGGACGACTTCGTCGAGAAGTTCGACACCGTCGGGGGCGTCCTCGCCGACACGGAAGGCCATCAGGACACCGACCTGATGGTGAACGTCGAGGACGAGAACGACATGTTCATCGCCAGTCAGTGGACCTCCCGAGAGGACGCGATGGGGTTCTTCCGGTCGGACGCCTTCCGCGACACGGTCCAGTGGGGCCGCGACGTCCTCGCCGACCGACCGCGACACGTCTTCCTCGCGTAG
- a CDS encoding PadR family transcriptional regulator, which produces MRKSGPPKGLISYLVLELLAEKPRYGYEILKEINDISGGHWEPSYGSVYPILYKFEDEGWAARIEREEESDRKYFELTDAGREELEEKRRESGEKAGEFVDIILGFYHVYVAFATDDRFDVAAPEGAWRFDETVSSWVIEQLIRHHERDFGTFERIEATPEEFYAEQGIEFEE; this is translated from the coding sequence ATGCGGAAGAGTGGCCCTCCGAAGGGACTTATCTCGTACCTCGTGCTCGAACTCCTCGCGGAGAAGCCGCGGTACGGCTACGAGATACTGAAGGAGATAAACGACATCAGCGGCGGCCACTGGGAGCCCTCCTACGGTTCGGTGTACCCCATCCTCTACAAGTTCGAGGACGAGGGGTGGGCCGCCAGAATCGAACGCGAGGAGGAGTCCGACCGGAAGTACTTCGAGCTCACCGACGCCGGCCGTGAGGAACTCGAAGAGAAGCGCCGGGAGTCGGGCGAGAAGGCCGGCGAGTTCGTCGACATCATCCTCGGGTTCTACCACGTCTACGTCGCCTTCGCCACCGACGACCGCTTCGATGTGGCGGCGCCCGAGGGGGCGTGGCGCTTCGACGAGACGGTTAGTTCGTGGGTCATCGAACAACTCATCCGCCACCACGAACGCGATTTCGGGACGTTCGAGCGAATCGAGGCGACGCCCGAAGAGTTCTACGCGGAGCAGGGAATCGAGTTCGAGGAGTGA
- a CDS encoding site-2 protease family protein: MNTLVWVLLGILAYSAAALLLRRYGLLPSSVSVQGPFTTVHTKRGRDFIDWVATPKRFWRAWTNFGLGVTLIIMVGMFLFLLLQGLFILQNPPEPSAVNQPQNFLVIPGVNDFLPLSVAPEIVLGLLVGLVVHEGGHGILCRVEGIDIESMGLFLFTLLPLGAFVQPDEESQRNADRGGKTRMFAAGVTNNFAVTIVAFALLFGPVIGSIAVAPGMAVQGSYDGSPAAAAGIEQGDRITSVGGTPVSNESTLDAALVSTDERTLQVELNGGDSAADREMRTVSVERSLIVAGSVADNPANLSVGGEPITVSQVNGTPVHTQSGFSEAVGESKFASLTTSRGTVTIPVGAYVTRVSGDGPLANAGAPTDGSVIVTAIDGERVTSSSDLDTVLDGTRPGETVPVELYDGGELSTYQVTLGENPNDGGGFLGVGLFPGTSGLLLTDFGAQSYPAGTYVALLGGDGGPGAGSVSGALAESPLSAVYVALILPLASLVLGIPNFPGFTASVTNFYSVTGPLGFLGSNVFLLANVCFWMAWINLQLGIFNCIPGYPLDGGRILRTSAEAVVSRLPVSEPYTVVRTITTGVGVTMLLSLVLLVFGPTMLN, from the coding sequence ATGAACACCCTAGTGTGGGTTCTCCTCGGTATCCTGGCGTACTCCGCCGCCGCCCTCCTCCTGCGTCGGTACGGTCTGCTTCCCTCCTCGGTCAGCGTCCAAGGCCCGTTCACGACCGTGCACACGAAGCGCGGACGCGACTTCATCGACTGGGTCGCCACGCCCAAGCGCTTCTGGCGGGCGTGGACGAACTTCGGCTTGGGCGTCACCCTCATTATCATGGTCGGGATGTTCCTCTTCTTGCTCCTGCAGGGGCTGTTTATCCTGCAGAACCCGCCCGAACCGTCGGCGGTCAACCAGCCGCAGAACTTCCTCGTCATCCCCGGCGTCAACGACTTCCTCCCCCTCTCGGTCGCCCCCGAAATCGTCCTCGGTCTCCTCGTCGGACTCGTCGTCCACGAGGGGGGACACGGCATCCTCTGCCGCGTCGAGGGCATCGACATCGAGTCGATGGGCCTCTTCCTGTTCACGCTGCTCCCCCTCGGCGCGTTCGTCCAACCCGACGAGGAGAGCCAGCGGAACGCCGACCGCGGCGGCAAGACGCGGATGTTCGCCGCGGGCGTGACGAACAACTTCGCCGTTACCATCGTCGCGTTCGCCCTCCTGTTCGGACCGGTCATCGGCTCCATCGCCGTCGCGCCCGGGATGGCGGTGCAGGGCTCCTACGACGGGTCGCCCGCCGCCGCGGCCGGCATCGAACAGGGTGACCGCATCACGAGCGTCGGCGGGACGCCCGTGAGCAACGAGTCGACGCTGGACGCGGCGCTCGTCTCGACGGACGAGCGCACCCTGCAGGTCGAACTGAACGGCGGCGACAGCGCCGCCGACCGCGAGATGCGGACGGTGTCGGTCGAACGGTCGCTCATCGTCGCCGGTTCCGTCGCGGACAATCCGGCGAACCTCTCGGTCGGCGGGGAGCCGATAACCGTCTCGCAGGTGAACGGCACGCCCGTCCACACGCAGTCGGGCTTCTCGGAGGCCGTCGGCGAGAGCAAGTTCGCCAGCCTCACCACCTCGCGTGGCACGGTCACCATCCCCGTCGGCGCGTACGTCACGCGGGTGTCCGGGGACGGACCGCTGGCGAACGCCGGCGCACCGACGGACGGGAGCGTCATCGTCACCGCCATCGACGGCGAGCGCGTGACCTCTTCGTCCGACTTGGACACCGTCTTGGACGGGACGCGACCCGGCGAGACGGTGCCCGTCGAACTCTACGACGGCGGCGAACTGTCGACGTATCAGGTGACGCTCGGGGAGAACCCCAACGACGGCGGCGGGTTCCTCGGCGTCGGTCTCTTCCCGGGGACGAGCGGTCTGCTCCTCACCGACTTCGGCGCGCAGTCGTACCCCGCGGGCACGTACGTCGCCCTCCTCGGCGGCGACGGCGGCCCCGGCGCCGGGAGCGTCTCCGGCGCTCTCGCGGAGTCGCCGCTCAGCGCGGTGTACGTGGCGCTCATCCTGCCGCTGGCCTCGCTCGTCCTCGGCATCCCTAACTTCCCGGGATTCACGGCCAGCGTCACCAACTTCTACTCGGTGACCGGACCGCTCGGCTTCCTCGGGTCGAACGTGTTCCTCCTCGCCAACGTCTGCTTCTGGATGGCGTGGATCAACCTCCAACTCGGGATATTCAACTGCATCCCCGGCTACCCGCTGGACGGCGGACGCATCCTCAGAACCAGTGCGGAGGCCGTCGTCTCGCGCCTGCCCGTCTCCGAACCGTACACCGTCGTCAGAACCATCACCACCGGCGTCGGCGTCACGATGCTGCTGTCGCTCGTGCTCCTCGTGTTCGGGCCGACGATGCTGAACTGA
- a CDS encoding DLW-39 family protein, protein MALIELNMGHGQGDEEGGDAADARLDEDEASSSTGRRLLGGAVVVAVVAGVGYAAYRRRRAARDDSDFAKIEFDDEAAEAVESSEE, encoded by the coding sequence ATGGCACTTATCGAACTCAACATGGGGCACGGACAGGGCGACGAAGAGGGCGGAGACGCCGCCGACGCGCGACTCGACGAGGACGAAGCGTCGTCGTCGACCGGACGCCGACTGCTCGGCGGGGCCGTCGTCGTCGCAGTCGTCGCCGGCGTCGGTTACGCGGCGTACCGCCGTCGCCGCGCGGCGCGAGACGACTCGGACTTCGCGAAGATCGAATTCGACGACGAGGCGGCGGAGGCGGTCGAATCCAGCGAGGAGTGA